Proteins co-encoded in one Halobacteriovoraceae bacterium genomic window:
- the frr gene encoding ribosome recycling factor, producing the protein MLDKIKSDLNESMGKSIDSLKFQLTKVRTGRASAAVLDGVKVDYYGSATPIVQVGQVSSPEARLLQIQPFDKTMIPEIERSIINANLGLTPSNDGNLIRIPFPALTEERRKEQVRDVKKIGEDARVAIRNSRRDENERVKKAEKAKEVSEDESKKLQTEIQKITDDFIKKVDEIINAKEKEILTV; encoded by the coding sequence ATGCTTGATAAAATTAAAAGTGATTTAAATGAAAGCATGGGAAAATCGATTGATTCTTTAAAGTTTCAATTGACTAAGGTTAGAACTGGACGAGCATCGGCGGCGGTTCTTGATGGTGTAAAAGTTGATTACTATGGTTCAGCAACACCAATAGTCCAAGTTGGGCAAGTAAGTAGTCCTGAGGCCAGATTGCTTCAAATTCAACCCTTTGACAAAACGATGATTCCTGAAATTGAGAGATCAATAATAAATGCTAACCTTGGGCTCACTCCATCTAATGATGGGAATCTAATTAGAATTCCCTTTCCTGCTCTTACTGAAGAAAGACGTAAGGAACAAGTTAGGGATGTCAAAAAAATTGGAGAGGATGCAAGAGTTGCCATTCGAAACTCAAGACGTGATGAAAATGAAAGAGTGAAGAAAGCTGAAAAGGCCAAGGAAGTGTCAGAGGATGAGTCAAAAAAATTACAGACAGAAATCCAAAAAATTACAGATGATTTTATAAAAAAAGTCGATGAAATTATTAACGCTAAAGAAAAAGAGATTTTAACAGTTTAA
- the rseP gene encoding RIP metalloprotease RseP, with translation MTIEMMPVYVERIAIFIMFLCPLVFFHELGHFIFARLFGVRVEVFSIGFGPKIFKWKRSETQYAFSAIPLGGYVKMYGDDPFTMENIPLDQRKYAYTYKTKRERFWVVFGGPLANFILAYILFFGLLFNGEEVPEIRLGVIEQNSLLYEKGFMSGDVINKVNGHGLIYPTDIAVDGTEIIQTMTIIRFGEEIKIPVNMSSKDFLFEFAKYPAFFISPIIFNEKGESYSLKVNGNEIPFELISFYAQLKNVNKVQLFDKNNNKIDEFESTNLRQQLIDKKYFTNDLVIKRSVKGYPAYSAGIEGGDLIYSLNEKRIYGFESFSERVQKLDSSPVDLKVIRNGKMINFKLTPIIEKRGDKDVKVFGISSAAIIVEPNRIKTPPKGFFGSLTGAFLETTKSSTKIFTGIKNLVTGKVSIKSVGGPVAIGKVASDYFHISLTYFFQIMALISVHLGMINLLPIPVLDGGHIMFIVCEIINKGPLSRKKMMMAQQFGLSLLLVLTFVALFNDFNNFF, from the coding sequence ATGACTATTGAAATGATGCCTGTATATGTTGAGAGAATCGCAATATTTATTATGTTTTTATGTCCATTAGTCTTCTTTCATGAATTAGGACATTTTATATTTGCGAGGCTTTTCGGAGTTAGAGTTGAGGTGTTCTCAATTGGATTTGGGCCAAAGATTTTTAAGTGGAAACGTTCAGAAACTCAATACGCGTTTTCTGCCATTCCTCTTGGTGGATATGTTAAAATGTATGGAGATGATCCATTTACAATGGAAAATATTCCATTAGATCAAAGAAAGTATGCTTATACCTACAAAACAAAAAGGGAAAGATTTTGGGTTGTTTTTGGTGGACCTCTTGCAAATTTCATTCTGGCCTATATTCTCTTCTTTGGACTTCTCTTTAATGGAGAAGAAGTTCCAGAAATTCGATTGGGTGTGATTGAGCAAAATTCTTTACTATATGAAAAAGGTTTTATGTCCGGAGATGTTATCAATAAGGTCAATGGCCATGGGCTAATTTACCCTACTGATATTGCAGTTGATGGTACAGAAATAATACAAACAATGACGATCATTAGATTTGGTGAAGAAATCAAAATTCCAGTAAACATGAGCAGCAAAGATTTTCTATTTGAATTCGCCAAATATCCTGCTTTTTTTATATCTCCTATTATCTTTAATGAAAAAGGTGAGAGTTATTCTTTAAAAGTAAATGGAAACGAAATTCCTTTTGAATTAATTTCCTTTTACGCCCAACTCAAGAATGTTAATAAAGTTCAATTATTTGATAAAAACAATAATAAAATTGATGAATTTGAATCAACAAACTTAAGACAACAGCTTATAGATAAAAAATATTTTACAAATGATCTCGTCATCAAACGATCTGTAAAAGGATATCCTGCTTACTCTGCCGGTATCGAGGGAGGAGACCTGATCTACTCTCTCAACGAAAAAAGAATTTATGGATTCGAATCTTTCAGTGAAAGAGTTCAAAAATTAGACTCTTCCCCAGTTGATTTAAAAGTAATTCGTAATGGAAAAATGATTAATTTTAAACTTACTCCAATAATTGAAAAAAGAGGGGACAAAGACGTAAAAGTTTTTGGAATTAGTAGTGCTGCTATAATTGTTGAACCTAATCGAATAAAAACACCTCCTAAAGGCTTTTTTGGTTCTTTGACTGGTGCTTTTTTAGAAACAACGAAATCATCAACCAAAATTTTTACAGGGATTAAAAACTTAGTAACTGGCAAAGTGTCAATTAAATCAGTTGGTGGGCCAGTGGCCATTGGAAAAGTTGCCTCAGATTATTTCCACATAAGCTTGACGTATTTTTTTCAAATCATGGCATTGATTTCAGTTCATCTCGGGATGATTAACCTATTGCCAATCCCTGTCTTGGATGGAGGGCATATAATGTTTATTGTATGTGAAATTATCAATAAAGGACCTCTATCAAGAAAAAAAATGATGATGGCCCAGCAATTTGGTTTGTCCTTACTGCTCGTTCTGACTTTTGTGGCACTATTTAATGATTTCAACAACTTTTTTTAA
- the rpsB gene encoding 30S ribosomal protein S2: MAKLELKELLKAGAHFGHQTQKWNPKMKKYVYGERNGIYIIDLGKTIPLAEKAFNFMKKTASEGKPILFVGTKRQASGVVREAAEKCGAFHVTHRWLGGMLTNYKTIALSIDKLRKVEKMKETGDFGLLTKKERSKIDKEVIKLERNIGGIKDMRKVPGAIFIVDPSNERIAIKEANTLGIPVIAVTDTNCDPTGIDYVVPGNDDAIKSVTLFAEYFASSVNEGAGSRGNANAEFAERDAALESEIINKYENDIDLQEESTEE; the protein is encoded by the coding sequence ATGGCAAAGTTAGAGTTGAAAGAATTGCTAAAGGCCGGTGCACATTTTGGTCACCAAACACAAAAATGGAATCCTAAGATGAAGAAATATGTCTATGGAGAGAGGAATGGTATATATATCATTGATCTTGGTAAAACAATTCCACTTGCTGAAAAAGCATTCAACTTTATGAAAAAAACAGCTTCTGAAGGAAAGCCAATTCTTTTCGTAGGAACAAAAAGACAAGCGTCAGGTGTTGTTAGGGAAGCAGCTGAAAAATGTGGTGCATTTCATGTAACTCACAGATGGCTTGGTGGTATGCTTACAAACTATAAAACGATTGCACTTTCGATTGATAAACTTAGAAAAGTTGAAAAAATGAAAGAAACTGGAGACTTTGGTTTACTCACTAAGAAAGAAAGATCAAAAATAGATAAAGAAGTTATAAAGTTAGAGAGAAACATTGGTGGGATTAAGGATATGAGAAAAGTTCCAGGAGCTATCTTTATTGTAGATCCAAGTAATGAAAGAATCGCTATTAAAGAAGCTAATACTCTTGGTATTCCGGTTATTGCAGTTACAGATACAAACTGTGATCCGACAGGAATTGATTATGTCGTTCCAGGAAATGATGATGCAATTAAATCAGTGACTCTTTTTGCTGAATATTTTGCAAGTTCTGTGAATGAAGGAGCTGGTTCAAGAGGAAATGCAAATGCAGAATTTGCTGAAAGAGATGCTGCTTTGGAAAGTGAAATCATTAATAAATATGAAAATGATATCGACTTACAAGAAGAATCAACTGAAGAGTAA
- the truA gene encoding tRNA pseudouridine(38-40) synthase TruA — protein sequence MKFFKKLCISYNGQNYFGWQNQPDCPTIQGELDRVLCCIFKTDTVKSIGSGRTDAKVHALGQIVRIQVPFFIEDIALLKALNSLLPDDIQVLSVCDSNEEFHPIFQAKKKLYRYMLYSGSVDPFYNHYLTHINYKLDFELLKLACECFKGEHDFRNFQCTGTPVKSTLRTIYSVKVGEIEYCHPIDLDKKLSVISLEFEGNGFLKQMVRAISGAIISVGRGKLELEELMHYINVEKIGHCAPIAQPQGLYLVNVSY from the coding sequence ATGAAATTTTTTAAAAAATTATGCATTTCTTACAATGGGCAAAATTATTTTGGATGGCAAAATCAACCTGATTGTCCAACCATACAGGGAGAGTTAGACCGAGTGCTATGTTGTATATTTAAAACTGATACAGTCAAAAGTATCGGGTCAGGCCGTACGGATGCAAAAGTTCACGCCCTAGGACAAATCGTACGTATTCAAGTGCCATTTTTCATTGAAGATATTGCTTTATTAAAAGCTCTAAATTCACTCCTTCCAGATGATATACAGGTTTTGAGTGTTTGTGATTCGAATGAAGAGTTTCATCCAATCTTCCAAGCAAAAAAGAAGCTCTATCGATATATGTTATACAGTGGGAGTGTAGATCCATTCTATAATCACTACCTTACTCATATAAATTACAAACTTGATTTCGAACTCTTAAAACTCGCTTGTGAGTGTTTTAAAGGTGAACATGATTTTAGAAATTTCCAATGCACAGGGACACCGGTAAAGTCTACTCTACGAACGATATACAGTGTAAAAGTTGGAGAAATAGAATATTGTCATCCAATAGATCTTGATAAAAAACTTTCTGTAATCAGTTTAGAATTTGAAGGAAACGGCTTTCTTAAGCAAATGGTACGCGCAATTAGTGGGGCCATCATTTCTGTAGGGAGAGGAAAATTAGAACTTGAAGAATTGATGCATTATATCAATGTCGAAAAAATAGGTCATTGTGCTCCCATTGCACAACCACAAGGCCTCTACTTGGTTAATGTAAGTTATTGA
- the tsf gene encoding translation elongation factor Ts, producing MTITAGAVKELREKTGAGMMDCKKALSENGGDMDKAIDYLRKKGLAAVAKKQSRIAAEGTIASYIHGGKIGVMVEVNCETDFVGKNEEFQNLAKDIAMHIAASDPKFINADDIDENFKKKEAEIYAGQLKEQGKPENMIPKIVEGKLSKLAKEVCLLEQDFVKNPEMTVGELINEATLKIGEKLSVRRFVRYNLGEGIEKKEDNLADEVAKMTAQQ from the coding sequence ATGACAATTACTGCTGGAGCTGTAAAAGAATTAAGAGAAAAAACTGGTGCAGGGATGATGGACTGCAAGAAGGCCCTCTCTGAAAATGGTGGAGATATGGATAAGGCCATAGACTATTTAAGAAAGAAAGGTCTAGCGGCAGTTGCAAAAAAACAGAGTCGTATTGCGGCCGAAGGAACAATTGCTTCATATATACACGGTGGAAAAATCGGAGTTATGGTAGAAGTAAACTGTGAAACGGATTTTGTTGGAAAGAATGAAGAATTCCAGAATTTAGCAAAAGACATTGCAATGCATATCGCGGCATCAGATCCTAAGTTTATCAATGCAGATGATATTGACGAGAATTTTAAAAAGAAAGAAGCAGAGATCTATGCTGGTCAATTGAAAGAGCAAGGAAAACCTGAGAATATGATTCCGAAAATTGTTGAGGGAAAACTTTCTAAACTTGCTAAAGAAGTCTGCTTGCTGGAGCAAGATTTTGTGAAAAATCCTGAAATGACAGTTGGAGAGTTGATAAATGAAGCAACTCTAAAAATTGGAGAGAAACTTTCTGTAAGAAGATTTGTTCGCTACAATCTTGGTGAAGGAATTGAAAAGAAAGAGGACAATTTGGCAGATGAAGTTGCCAAAATGACTGCTCAACAATAA
- the uppS gene encoding di-trans,poly-cis-decaprenylcistransferase: MDNKNNYFAVPKHVAIIMDGNGRWAQSRAHERVWGHVRGSAIVTEIVEEASNLKLDSLTLYAFSTENWSRPYLEVTTLFKLLKKFLNKERNKILSNQIRFRVMGDISRLPSETQKLIKDLEDSTRDFNGLKLTFAFNYGGRKEIIDAINSFIVKNPNKLITEDQLQKYLYQPELKEIDLLIRTGGDQRVSNFLIWQIAYSELYFTETQWPDFGANEFRKIIQYVSQRERRFGTIGPCDGLLSSRELAKKTKTDLSELTKV; encoded by the coding sequence ATGGATAATAAGAATAATTATTTTGCAGTCCCTAAACATGTAGCTATCATAATGGATGGAAATGGTAGATGGGCGCAGTCACGTGCTCATGAAAGAGTTTGGGGACATGTTAGAGGTTCTGCAATTGTCACAGAAATAGTTGAAGAGGCCTCCAATCTAAAATTAGACTCACTTACTCTTTATGCATTTTCTACTGAAAATTGGTCCAGGCCCTATCTTGAAGTGACGACGCTTTTTAAATTATTAAAAAAATTTCTGAATAAAGAACGCAATAAAATTTTATCAAATCAGATTCGTTTTAGAGTGATGGGGGATATTTCAAGATTACCATCTGAAACCCAAAAGCTAATTAAAGATCTTGAAGATTCCACAAGAGACTTTAACGGACTGAAGCTGACTTTTGCTTTTAATTATGGTGGAAGAAAAGAAATTATTGATGCTATAAATAGTTTTATAGTTAAAAACCCAAACAAACTGATTACAGAAGATCAACTTCAGAAATATCTTTATCAACCTGAGCTTAAAGAAATAGATCTACTCATCCGAACCGGTGGGGATCAAAGAGTATCAAACTTTTTGATTTGGCAAATTGCTTATAGTGAACTTTATTTCACTGAAACACAATGGCCTGATTTCGGAGCAAATGAGTTCAGAAAGATTATCCAATATGTTTCGCAAAGGGAACGCAGATTTGGGACAATTGGGCCTTGCGATGGTCTTTTGTCTTCAAGAGAATTAGCAAAAAAAACTAAAACAGACCTCAGTGAATTAACAAAAGTTTAG
- a CDS encoding phosphatidate cytidylyltransferase — MKSNTQLRIISALVLVSILGVCIYLGSGATLGLILTIGMITLDEFYTNFLAKQRFSKSYFFGQLILIVSFIYVNFFGAEDIYKQYIINFAIFLNLLLIIYLFASDIEKTFIEDLVRKFPIAPSIYVSSSFIALSTIFHFDVWRKLTLILFMINFGMDTGAWFFGKNFGNKKLWPEVSPNKTIEGLIGGMLTSGLTAFIVTFLTFNRSNIQLFVTYCIFGLLSQIGDLIQSKIKRQFSIKDSSSLIPGHGGVYDRIDSLLFVAPFFALFTYGFILSVKP; from the coding sequence ATGAAAAGTAATACTCAGCTTAGAATTATTTCAGCACTAGTGTTAGTTTCTATACTAGGAGTCTGTATCTACTTGGGATCAGGAGCGACATTAGGACTAATTTTAACTATTGGAATGATTACACTCGATGAATTTTATACGAATTTTTTAGCGAAGCAAAGGTTCTCAAAAAGTTATTTTTTTGGGCAATTAATTTTAATCGTTAGTTTTATTTATGTTAATTTTTTTGGTGCAGAAGACATTTATAAACAATATATTATAAATTTTGCAATTTTCTTAAATCTATTACTTATTATCTATCTTTTTGCTTCAGATATTGAAAAGACATTTATTGAAGATCTAGTTAGAAAGTTTCCAATTGCGCCAAGCATTTACGTAAGCAGCTCATTTATAGCTTTGAGTACTATTTTTCATTTTGATGTTTGGAGAAAATTAACTTTAATTCTTTTTATGATTAATTTTGGAATGGACACAGGGGCATGGTTTTTTGGTAAGAACTTTGGAAATAAAAAACTTTGGCCAGAAGTTAGTCCTAATAAGACAATTGAAGGCCTGATTGGAGGAATGCTTACATCTGGATTAACTGCTTTTATTGTCACATTCTTAACATTTAATAGATCAAATATTCAATTATTTGTGACATACTGTATTTTCGGGCTGTTATCTCAAATTGGAGATCTTATCCAATCAAAAATAAAACGTCAGTTTTCGATTAAAGACAGTTCTTCTTTGATTCCTGGGCATGGTGGGGTGTATGATAGGATAGACAGTTTACTGTTTGTAGCGCCCTTTTTTGCGCTTTTTACATATGGTTTTATACTATCCGTAAAACCTTAA
- a CDS encoding UMP kinase: MKYKRVLLKLSGEALAGTDKSGISQEILEKLCKEIKALYDMGVEIAIVIGGGNIHRGVAGATKGMDRTTSDHMGMLATVINALALQDGLERYDVHTRVLTAIEMKEIAEPYIRRRAVRHLEKRRVVIFAAGTGNPYFTTDTAAALRANEIDADVIMKATKVDGIYDRDPMIHQNAKKFDQLKFIEVLNKEIKVMDSTAITLCMDNGIDIIVFDMFAQGNMQKVVIGDKIGTIVTNKLISEGSENA; encoded by the coding sequence ATGAAATATAAGAGAGTTTTACTGAAATTGTCAGGGGAGGCCTTGGCGGGAACAGATAAATCTGGAATTTCACAAGAAATTCTAGAAAAACTATGTAAAGAAATTAAGGCCCTTTATGACATGGGCGTTGAAATCGCTATTGTTATTGGAGGTGGAAATATCCATAGGGGGGTTGCAGGGGCCACAAAAGGCATGGATAGAACAACCTCTGATCATATGGGGATGCTGGCAACTGTAATTAATGCACTTGCTTTGCAAGATGGGTTGGAAAGGTACGATGTACATACTAGAGTCCTTACGGCCATTGAAATGAAAGAAATTGCAGAGCCTTATATAAGAAGACGTGCAGTAAGGCATTTGGAAAAACGCAGGGTTGTTATATTTGCTGCAGGAACTGGAAATCCTTATTTTACAACAGACACAGCTGCAGCACTAAGAGCAAATGAAATTGACGCAGATGTAATAATGAAGGCAACAAAAGTTGACGGAATTTATGATAGAGATCCAATGATTCACCAAAATGCTAAAAAGTTTGATCAACTCAAGTTCATTGAGGTATTAAACAAAGAGATAAAGGTTATGGATTCTACGGCCATAACTCTTTGTATGGACAATGGTATTGATATCATTGTTTTTGACATGTTTGCACAAGGGAATATGCAGAAAGTAGTCATTGGAGATAAAATCGGAACAATAGTTACAAATAAACTAATTTCAGAGGGAAGTGAAAATGCTTGA
- the pssA gene encoding CDP-diacylglycerol--serine O-phosphatidyltransferase: MNSPSEELADQDSRTKKSKLVFFLPNIFTALNMACGFMSILLGLKGSYYYASIILILGSIFDSVDGRIARLTGTQSHFGEEFDSISDVISFGVAPSLIIYHQFLKPLGRIGILVAFIYLLCGALRLARFNANISKVDSNYFQGLPIPSAAIAIIGLVLLTTEFPILLKYNIPVAIYVFIYSILMITSFPFPSFKNSEWVRKHKKQTFAIILFVMCLTAIYETFTFILFINLYVVGSVIYFLFHRGELSDVLRWEN, encoded by the coding sequence ATGAATAGTCCATCGGAAGAATTGGCCGATCAAGATTCTAGAACCAAAAAATCAAAACTTGTATTTTTCCTACCTAATATTTTTACAGCACTAAATATGGCCTGTGGGTTTATGTCCATTCTTTTGGGACTTAAAGGTTCGTATTATTATGCATCAATCATACTTATCCTTGGTAGTATTTTTGATAGTGTTGACGGCCGTATCGCTAGACTTACCGGTACTCAATCCCACTTTGGAGAAGAATTTGATTCAATCTCTGATGTAATCTCATTTGGAGTAGCACCTTCACTAATAATTTATCACCAATTTCTAAAACCGCTTGGACGCATTGGAATACTGGTGGCATTTATATACTTGCTATGCGGAGCATTGAGGCTTGCAAGATTCAATGCCAATATATCAAAAGTAGATTCAAATTATTTTCAAGGTCTTCCCATACCATCAGCAGCTATTGCCATTATAGGTCTTGTACTTTTAACTACCGAATTTCCAATTTTACTAAAATATAACATTCCGGTTGCAATCTATGTATTTATATATTCTATATTAATGATTACAAGCTTCCCATTTCCATCATTTAAGAATTCAGAATGGGTGCGAAAACATAAAAAGCAGACCTTTGCAATAATCTTGTTTGTAATGTGTCTCACTGCGATTTATGAAACATTCACTTTCATACTATTTATAAATTTATATGTAGTTGGAAGTGTGATTTATTTTTTATTTCACAGAGGTGAATTATCAGATGTACTTAGATGGGAAAACTAG